The sequence below is a genomic window from Pyrobaculum sp. 3827-6.
ATCGACATGTCGTTCCTGTAGTTGCCGTCCAGCACGGCAGCGGCCAGCTTGGCGCCTGTGCCCAACGCGGCGTAGTTATCCTCAATTAGACTCCCCAGGGGGTCCATTACAATTAGGTGGGGCCCCTCCTCGTCGACGCCCCCCACGAGCACCTCGGCGAAGAAGGGCATAAACCTCCTGCTGAACATAACCACAGAGAGGAGCTTAGCCATGGCGTGGACAGAGGGCTTCTTCTTCATCTCCAGCTCGTAAGACTTGGCGTTTAGCTTGAGAATTTTGGCCAGGGTCTGCATGTCGGCGATTATGCCGGCGGAGGCGATGGCCAGCTTGTCGTCGACGACGAAAACCTTC
It includes:
- the psmB gene encoding archaeal proteasome endopeptidase complex subunit beta, which gives rise to MGEEVQIGATAVGIKTAGGVVLAAEKRVSYGFYTLSSSGKKVFVVDDKLAIASAGIIADMQTLAKILKLNAKSYELEMKKKPSVHAMAKLLSVVMFSRRFMPFFAEVLVGGVDEEGPHLIVMDPLGSLIEDNYAALGTGAKLAAAVLDGNYRNDMSIEETKRLAVQALKAAIERDPVSGGGIDLVVVDEKGAREEEVRVQLVI